AGGGCTGCCATGCAACCGCTGGCGGCCGCCGTGACCGCCTGTCGGTAGTAGTCGTCGGCGACATCTCCCGCCGCGAACACTCCCTCCACACTTGTGTAGGTGCGGAAGGGCTTGGTGAGTTTGATGTACCCCTTGTCCGTCAGCTCGAGCTGACCTTTGAGAAATGCCGTGTTGGGGGTGTGGCCGATGGCCAGAAACATCCCACTCACCTCAATCGTCAGATCAGGTTCGCCCACCGTGCTCTTGAGGCGAATTCCTGTCACACCGTTTTCGTCGTCACCGAGGACTTCATCGACAACGCGGTTCCAGAGGATTTCGATCTTGGGATGAGAGAGTGCCCGCTGGGCCATGATCTTCGATGCCCGAAGCTGGTCCCGGCGATGAACCAGATAGACTTTCGATGCCCAGTGGGCCAGATAAGTGGCTTCCTCCACAGCGGAATCACCACCCCCGATGACGGCCACCGGCCGGTTCCGAAACCGCGGCAAAGCTCCGTCGCATACGGCACAGGCGCTGACTCCCTTGTTTTTGAACCGTTCTTCGGAGGGCAACCCCAGATAGTTGGCCCGGGCGCCCGTTGCCACGATCACCGCGCGACTCTCGTACGTCTCTCCGTTGGAAGCCTTCAAGCGAAACGGCCGGACGGAAAAATCAACGTCCACAATGTCTTCCGTGATGACCCGCGTACCAAAGTGGATGGCCTGCTGCCGCATGAGTTCCATCAACTCAGGGCCGGTGACCCCGTGTTTGTTATGCGGGGGTAGATAGGCACGGCGTTCCTCGGGCAGAGCTGTTTCCAGATATCCGGACAGGTCCCCCGGCGGAAATCCCGGAAAGTTTTCCACCTCGGTGGTGAGGGCCAGTTGCCCCAGGGGCAGCGTGCCGTTTCGGGCATTTTCTTCGTTGATCGCCCCCTCGAAAAGGAGCGGATTGAGGGCCGCACGTGCGGCATAGATGGCGGCCGTCCATCCCGCGGGCCCACTCCCGATGATGATTACCTTCTCAATCTGTTTGTCTGCCATTGGCTTCACCTGCGCTCCGGAACAAATACCTGATCAATCTGCTCGAGAATCACTTATTATATGGCAGATGAGAGCCTCCCGATAGGGAAAACTCCGCCGGGTGTGCCAAGCGCGTGCCTTTAATACGCGGACCTGACAAGTGGGTTCCTCCGAAAGGTCGGAGGGGCACGCTTGTCGTGCCCGGTTCCACATATGGAGTGCGGGGCTTCAGCACCGCTTTCGGCGCGGGACTTTAGTCCCCGCCAGAAGGCAATGGATGAACGAGCGTTAAACGGCGGCCCCGACAAGCGGGTCCGTCCATTCGCGGTAGGGGCGATTCATGAATCGCCCCGAAAATACGTTCATCAGGGCCAAACGGCATGTCGGTAGGGGCAATTCGTGAAGTGCACCTACCCCGAGCATGCTTTCGTGGTCGCGGTGAAACACGGTTAACGCCAAGGTTGTGAAGGCTAAAGCCTTCACCGAAAAGCGGCGATGAATCGCCGCACTCCATGGAGTGCGGGGCTTCAGAACCGCTTTCGGCGTGGGACTTTAGTCCCCGCTGAAACGGAATGGACAATCCAACGTTAAACGGCGGACCTGACAAGCAGGTCCCTCCGGAAGGGGCGGGGAAAAATGAAAATGAATCAGGGCTCGTCGGTGTTTGCACGCGGGTTGGGGAGGGCTTATCATGTTCGGAAAGCTGGCGCTTTTGTGGTGGTTGGCCAGGACCGACTTGTCAGAACTTTCGGGGAGGTTTTGAGATGATCAGACAGAGTTCGCGCAGCGGCTTATCGTCACCTGTTCGGCTGGTGCTGGGAGCGCTGGTGCTTTCGGTTTTCGGGGCCGGAAGTGCGCTCGCCAAAGACTCCCGGCCGAATATCATCATTATCCTGTCGGATGACATCGGATTTTCGGATATCGGCTGTTACGGCGGTGAAATTCTTACGCCCAATTTGGATCGCCTGGCGGCCCACGGTCTGCGCTTCACGCAGTTTTACAACACTGCGCGGTGCTGCCCCACGCGCGCAGCCCTGCTGACGGGAGTGTATCCCCATCAGGCAGGCGTGGGCTGGATGACGCAGGATCGCGGTTACGACGGCTATCGGGGGGATCTCAATCGCCATACGGTGACCATCGCCGAGGTGCTCCGAACGGCGGGCTATCGCACCTACGCGGTGGGAAAATGGCACGTCACCAAGGCCGTTCAGCCGGAAGGACCGAAAGACAACTGGCCGCTCCAGCGAGGATTTGACCGATACTACGGGACCATTCAGGGAGCGGGGAGTTATTTTGATCCGTCGGCCCTGGTGCGGGATAACACCATGATTACGGTGTTCATCGATCCCGAGTATAAGCCCGAGCGCTACTACTACACCGACGCCATCAGCGATCACGCGATCCGTTTCATTCGTGAGCACGTCGCCCAAAATAGCGAGCGACCGTTCTTCATGTACATCGCATACACTGCCGCGCACTGGCCCCTTCATGCTCTGGAAGAGGACATCGCCAAGTATCACGGGAAATACGACGGGGGTTATGAGCCGATTCGTCGGGCGCGGTTTGAACGGCTCAAAAAGATGGGCATCATCAATCCCAATTGGGAACTGAGCCCGCAGCACGGTGATTGGGAACAGGTGGAACATAAAGAATGGGAAGCCCGGTGCATGGAAGTGTATGCGGCTCAAATCGACCGCATGGACCAGGGAATTGGGCGGATTGTGGAGACGCTGGAGAAGACCGGGCAATTGGAAAACACGGTGATCTTCTACCTACAGGACAACGGTGCCTGTCAGGAGGCCATCGGCCGAACAGGAAACTGGCGGCGGCCGGTGGAACCGTCCCTCCCGCCCATTCCTCCCGATGTCATCCGGACAGAGAGCCGGCCTTCCCAGAATCGCCGCGGTGTTCCCACCCTCACCGGGCCGTACATCATGCCGGGTCCCGAAGATACCTACATCTCTTACGGCATCAACTGGGCGAATGTCTCCAACACGCCGTTCCGGGAATACAAGCACTTTGTGCATGAAGGCGGCATCGCGACGCCGCTCATCGTTCACTGGCCTGCGGGACTGAAGCGTCAGGGTGAGCTCGAGCATACGCCGGGCCACGTCATTGATCTGATGGCCACCTGCGCCGATCTGGCAAAAGCACAATATCCTACCGAATTCAACGGGAATAAGATCATTCCCATGGAAGGGGTAAGCCTTGTGCCGCTCTTTGAAGGTCGGCCTCTCGAGCGCAAAACGCCCATCTTCTGGGAGCACGAAGGCAATCGCGCTGTGCGCGATGGCAAATGGAAGCTTGTTGCCAAAGAGAATAAGCCCTGGGAACTGTACGACATGGAAGCCGACCGCACCGAAATGCATGACCTCTCCGCGGAGCATCCGGAAATTGTCGCGCGTTTGGCCGCTGCCTGGGAGGCCTGGGCTGCCCGCGCCAACGTCCTTCCTCTGGGAGCCTGGCGCGGTCGTGCTGAGGAAAGTTTTTCCCAGCAGAAAAATTTCGTCCTACGGAGCAACGCTCGGCTGGAGCGAAATCGGGCACCCTATGTGGTGGATAAAGGCCTTACAATTTCGGCTCGGATTACGCTGCCGGGTGACCGCGGCGTGCTCGTCGCCCAGGGCGGCTCTGCCTGGGGATACGCCCTGTATCTCGATGCTGGCCGAGCCTGCTTCGCTGTTCGCCGGAGTGGGCAACTGAAGACCATCCAGGCGGAAAAACCGTTGCCACAGGAGGCCGGAACCTTGAAAGTCGTCTGGTCGCGGTCCGGCGAAATCAGCGTGTGCTGGAACGATCAAATTCTTGCCCGGGCGGCCAATATCCCGCCGCTTTCCAGCATGCCGCAGGACGGTCTGGAGGTGGGCCGGGATGAGAAAGGATTGGTCGGTGACTATCCGGCCGACTTCCGCTTTAACGGCCGACTCGATCAGGTCACCATCACTTTGGAACCATAACCTTCCTACCTGCGTGCGGGGAGCAGGCCCCATCACAATTCGGCGAGGAAGCTCCCGTAACGGGCGGGCCTTTGGGCACGGAGGACGCATCGGCGCAGGCGAACGGAACGGGACGAGATAAGCGAACGGGCCGGGAGGGCAAACCATGCGCACCGCGACAAGCCGCTTTTATCCGATCCTGGTGACGGCGTTGCTGTTGACGGGGGTCGTTTGTTCCGATCACGCGCGAGGGGGCGAGGCCGCTTCTGAGGGCGTGGGCTGGACGCATTTTCGCGGTGGCGAGGCGTGTGGGGTCTTTCAGGGTGGGAAAGAGATTCCCGCAGTTCTCTCGTCGGACAAGCAACTTGCCTGGAAATCCGCGCTTCCTGGTCGAGGACCTTCATCGCCCATCGTGGTGGACGGTCACGTGGTGGTGACGGCAGCCTCCGGCTATCGTCAGGACGAGCTTCACATCCTCTCGTTTGCTGCAGATTCCGGGAAAAGGAACTGGCACGTTCGGCTTTTTGCCACAGGTTCCACGGTTTGCAATCCATTCGGCGGTGTGGCGGCGTCCACACCCGCCAGTGACGGTCGATTGATTGTGGCCCTTTTCTCCTCCAACGATCTCGTGTGTCTGGATCGCCAGGGTCGGCCAAGGTGGATGCGTCCCCTGGGGTGGGAGCGACCTCTCCTCCGCAACGACGTGGGAATGGCGTCCTCCCCGTTAATAGTGGGTGACGTGGTCGTTGTCCAGGCGGAGAGTCTCCTCGACGCCGTCCTGTTTGGAATCGACCTGAAAACCGGGCGGACCCTGTGGGAGAAGGAGCGAAACAAGGAAGCGATGTGGTCCTCGCCGGTTCCCATCCGGTTGCATTCGGCTGATGAAAAGAGCGCCGACGGCAGCGACAAACTCCCCCCTGTGGGGGTGCTCGTGCAATCGCGGGAGGATTTTGAAGTGCTCGATCCGCAGACTGGAACGACGATCGCCAGCTACGGGCACTGGTGCGACACGATTTCCTCGGCGGCAGTGTGCGGTCGATTCGTGGCCCTGCCCGCGGCGGGGATTCATGCTCTGGAGTGGGTTCCCCAGCCACCCGAATTGCGGCTTCTGTGGATTTCGGACCGGTTAAATTGTGGCAATACCAGCCCCGTCGTGTGGAAGGGTCGCGTGTACGTGGTGAAATCGCCCAATATCCTGGCGTGTGCGGATGCGGCGGATGGGAGGATCCTCCGGCAAATACGGATGCGGGGAAGTTTCTGGGCATCGCCGGTCATTGTGGGACGCCATCTCTACGCCGTAAACTACGAAGGAACGGTCTTTGTGTTTCGGTTGAACGAGGATGGCTTGCCGGAGCGCGTGGGGGAGTGGGACCTCGAATCAGGAGTGCTCGCTTCGCCCGCCGTTGACAACACCGGCCTGTACTTCCGCACCAATCGCTGGCTGTACAAGTTTGCCCTCACCCTGCCGTAGCTTGCCCTGGATGGTCCATGAAAGAAAATCCGGAGTTCGTGGAAATTCCTCTCAGTGGTCCGGTGGACGCAGTGGTCCAGCCGCCGGGTTCCAAAAGCATCACCAATCGGGCGCTCGTTTGTGCGGCGCTGGCGGAAGGTGAGTCCCTCCTCACCGGCGTCCTGGATAGTGAAGACACCCAGGTGATGATGGAGGCCCTGCGACGGCTGGGCGTTCGGGTGGAACACGACCCCGAAAGACGGGAAGCCCGGGTTGTCGGGTGTGGCGGGAAGATTCCTGCCCGTTCGGCCGACCTCTATTTGGCCAACAGCGGGACGAGTCTGCGTTTTCTGACGGCTGTCTGTTCACTCGGGCGGGGAAGATTCCGATTGGACGGCAATGCCCGAATGCGGGAACGCCCCATCCAGGATCTCGTTGAGGCGCTCAATTGTCTGGGGGTCAAAGCGTGGACGGAATATGGCAACGGTTGCCCCCCGGTCATTGTCGAGGCCGCCGGATTGTCGGGGGGAAGCACCGAAATTTCCGGCGAGATTTCCAGCCAGTTTGTGAGCGGACTGCTCATGGCCGCCCCCTACGCGGCAGCGGATGTGGAACTGGTCATTCGGGGAGATCTCGTCTCCAAGCCCTACGTGGATATGACCCTGGCAGTCATGCGGGCATTTGGCGTTACCGGCTCGAACAGCCATTATCAGCGCCTCCACGTTGCGGCGGGACAGCGCTATCAGGGTCGAGCGTATGCCATCGAGCCGGACGCCTCCGCAGCGACCTACTTTTTCGCC
This is a stretch of genomic DNA from Thermogutta terrifontis. It encodes these proteins:
- a CDS encoding thioredoxin-disulfide reductase; protein product: MADKQIEKVIIIGSGPAGWTAAIYAARAALNPLLFEGAINEENARNGTLPLGQLALTTEVENFPGFPPGDLSGYLETALPEERRAYLPPHNKHGVTGPELMELMRQQAIHFGTRVITEDIVDVDFSVRPFRLKASNGETYESRAVIVATGARANYLGLPSEERFKNKGVSACAVCDGALPRFRNRPVAVIGGGDSAVEEATYLAHWASKVYLVHRRDQLRASKIMAQRALSHPKIEILWNRVVDEVLGDDENGVTGIRLKSTVGEPDLTIEVSGMFLAIGHTPNTAFLKGQLELTDKGYIKLTKPFRTYTSVEGVFAAGDVADDYYRQAVTAAASGCMAALDAERWLAGQES
- a CDS encoding arylsulfatase, which produces MIRQSSRSGLSSPVRLVLGALVLSVFGAGSALAKDSRPNIIIILSDDIGFSDIGCYGGEILTPNLDRLAAHGLRFTQFYNTARCCPTRAALLTGVYPHQAGVGWMTQDRGYDGYRGDLNRHTVTIAEVLRTAGYRTYAVGKWHVTKAVQPEGPKDNWPLQRGFDRYYGTIQGAGSYFDPSALVRDNTMITVFIDPEYKPERYYYTDAISDHAIRFIREHVAQNSERPFFMYIAYTAAHWPLHALEEDIAKYHGKYDGGYEPIRRARFERLKKMGIINPNWELSPQHGDWEQVEHKEWEARCMEVYAAQIDRMDQGIGRIVETLEKTGQLENTVIFYLQDNGACQEAIGRTGNWRRPVEPSLPPIPPDVIRTESRPSQNRRGVPTLTGPYIMPGPEDTYISYGINWANVSNTPFREYKHFVHEGGIATPLIVHWPAGLKRQGELEHTPGHVIDLMATCADLAKAQYPTEFNGNKIIPMEGVSLVPLFEGRPLERKTPIFWEHEGNRAVRDGKWKLVAKENKPWELYDMEADRTEMHDLSAEHPEIVARLAAAWEAWAARANVLPLGAWRGRAEESFSQQKNFVLRSNARLERNRAPYVVDKGLTISARITLPGDRGVLVAQGGSAWGYALYLDAGRACFAVRRSGQLKTIQAEKPLPQEAGTLKVVWSRSGEISVCWNDQILARAANIPPLSSMPQDGLEVGRDEKGLVGDYPADFRFNGRLDQVTITLEP
- the aroA gene encoding 3-phosphoshikimate 1-carboxyvinyltransferase, yielding MKENPEFVEIPLSGPVDAVVQPPGSKSITNRALVCAALAEGESLLTGVLDSEDTQVMMEALRRLGVRVEHDPERREARVVGCGGKIPARSADLYLANSGTSLRFLTAVCSLGRGRFRLDGNARMRERPIQDLVEALNCLGVKAWTEYGNGCPPVIVEAAGLSGGSTEISGEISSQFVSGLLMAAPYAAADVELVIRGDLVSKPYVDMTLAVMRAFGVTGSNSHYQRLHVAAGQRYQGRAYAIEPDASAATYFFAAAAVTGGRVTVTGLSWNSLQGDVAFCRCLEQMGCEVTAADDRLTVTGKPLRGISVDMNAISDTVPTLGVVALFAQGPTEIRGVRHIRFKETDRIAALATELRRLGAEVEEFEDGLRIVPQPGYQPAAIHTYNDHRMAMSFAIAGLRISGVRILDPGCTAKTYPQFFEDLFAILRPA
- a CDS encoding PQQ-binding-like beta-propeller repeat protein, which encodes MRTATSRFYPILVTALLLTGVVCSDHARGGEAASEGVGWTHFRGGEACGVFQGGKEIPAVLSSDKQLAWKSALPGRGPSSPIVVDGHVVVTAASGYRQDELHILSFAADSGKRNWHVRLFATGSTVCNPFGGVAASTPASDGRLIVALFSSNDLVCLDRQGRPRWMRPLGWERPLLRNDVGMASSPLIVGDVVVVQAESLLDAVLFGIDLKTGRTLWEKERNKEAMWSSPVPIRLHSADEKSADGSDKLPPVGVLVQSREDFEVLDPQTGTTIASYGHWCDTISSAAVCGRFVALPAAGIHALEWVPQPPELRLLWISDRLNCGNTSPVVWKGRVYVVKSPNILACADAADGRILRQIRMRGSFWASPVIVGRHLYAVNYEGTVFVFRLNEDGLPERVGEWDLESGVLASPAVDNTGLYFRTNRWLYKFALTLP